The Brachyhypopomus gauderio isolate BG-103 chromosome 17, BGAUD_0.2, whole genome shotgun sequence genome includes a window with the following:
- the LOC143480938 gene encoding histone H4, giving the protein MSGRGKGGKGLGKGGAKRHRKVLRDNIQGITKPAIRRLARRGGVKRISGLIYEETRGVLKVFLENVIRDAVTYTEHAKRKTVTAMDVVYALKRQGRTLYGFGG; this is encoded by the coding sequence ATGTCTGGAAGAGGGAAGGGTGGTAAAGGACTTGGGAAAGGAGGCGCTAAGCGTCATCGCAAGGTTCTCCGTGACAACATCCAGGGCATTACTAAACCCGCTATTCGCCGTCTGGCTCGTCGTGGCGGTGTCAAGCGTATTTCCGGCCTGATTTACGAGGAGACCCGTGGTGTGCTCAAAGTGTTCCTGGAGAACGTTATCAGGGACGCGGTTACCTACACCGAACACGCCAAGAGAAAGACCGTCACCGCTATGGATGTGGTTTATGCTCTGAAACGCCAGGGACGCACTCTGTACGGATTCGGAGGTTAA
- the LOC143480698 gene encoding histone H2B 1/2: MPEPAKSAPKKGSKKAVTKTASKGGKKRRKTRKESYAIYVYKVLKQVHPDTGISSKAMGIMNSFVNDIFERIAGEASRLAHYNKRSTITSREIQTAVRLLLPGELAKHAVSEGTKAVTKYTSSK; this comes from the coding sequence ATGCCTGAGCCAGCAAAGTCCGCCCCGAAGAAGGGATCTAAGAAAGCCGTGACCAAGACGGCCAGTAAAGGAGGCAAGAAGCGCAGAAAGACCAGGAAGGAGAGCTACGCTATCTACGTgtacaaagtcctgaagcaggtCCACCCCGACACCGGTATCTCTTCCAAGGCGATGGGAATCATGAATTCTTTCGTCAATGACATTTTCGAGCGCATCGCTGGTGAGGCTTCTCGTCTCGCCCACTACAACAAGCGCTCTACCATCACCTCCAGGGAGATTCAGACCGCCGTGCGCCTGCTGCTTCCCGGTGAACTGGCCAAACACGCCGTGTCTGAAGGCACAAAGGCCGTCACCAAGTACACCAGCTCCAAGTAA